A stretch of Colletotrichum lupini chromosome 2, complete sequence DNA encodes these proteins:
- a CDS encoding nuclear pore complex protein An-Nup82: MHPLLQDPSYFIHENITIAAPGKLKQQAHQQTPLEKSPRTTLELNLACSTHPTTRKPAENPRYTTRSIERDAMPKVKSYTAPWLSHGPGHSLFAPSSDASNKTLSAPSPYGSKKKKIQGPRRTIARRGTEVFVAVGKELRWGDLAYLKEKWSTKHAHRRMGSRVKREDSTQSFDDDAIPSTEQAATAQGFRTIKTSVADDIRQLVISPNSDYLAILTAHTVHICVVPDSSHLTAEDTGPLRPKIWTLGPTTHVTSRSPVASAVWHPLGVKGSCLVTVTTDAIVRVWELSLTDRWSFDSPTLSIDLKKLVDGTTMDQDFSASTAATNASFSQYSLEMQVASACFAGRGSGGWSPMTLWVAMREGDVYALSPLLPQKWAPPPTLIPSLSVSIVSKVAALEDDPAVSEMDKLLAQQQLEWMGDLDSQEPQILDTAPGEETVEVYTRPSRPGVIPRLQGPFEFDADPESEDVGDGLLTDLLVIGKKVDTDDLMMGEDEDLDFDEGDQEGLSLSVICLLSTTGQVRVYLDLEGVEAQWLPPRNKSKLGRLLSAADPPSLLTFQCIDTMATTEMNDDAWPTFSSDVMSRYSLFVTSHAGVTFLSLSPWVFRLEGELSGESEAGSDFRLGLLVNGQNSIRERLYNQSSSDVNVPLAACAAIRDPDLGYFLLSATPYEPIALTFETPEDDFSPVRHETPYEEKPTTMEPLDFYEPRPAFQPSHAFEQQSDLPELINRLRSSRHKTILNQEIRLSPVTLQILTDAHRVLGEDTYRLGTAVAEIFRRCATLQDELRDQIKKANEVKEKIDKIAGNDKAGDGESDDVRFERRIAEAQDRQKRLNERLEGVRKYVGKAATRELSAKERAFVAEVKNMEASVLGSPSEDSPGVKQQKQLRKRVEDVQRLKDELLAEVERIQKQSEDGKGGKDSSSSVSELKIPTEIRKAKLQQVMSLLSRETALVEAVTSRLERLQTQGAMDRYLVNGRVRQSVRGQAQGVRRHEHNGGPRTYVSRIGNAQPLSLRPPHARLSCLGGAIGQGRCRVLEVTLMFTQLPFVGLRNHVQSTLGRPTASLKEYLDMLRLSAIDDLPFAYFVPSITRTGHENSSYLIQEFRTASQTLSSTRRRSSPPLVSSNLVDGETCMQQQASPSSFARKENGTWLLLLFPTFHFPLRIVLSVGVHHVYSLLSYAKAKVLRKVQSFPAWAGMRRACKGIPRTSTFSNSYLSDEAQRQ; the protein is encoded by the exons CTATACGGCCCCGTGGCTATCGCATGGGCCCGGCCACAGCTTGTTCGCGCCCTCCAGCGACGCCTCCAACAAGACGTTGAGCGCCCCGTCGCCCTACGGgtccaagaagaagaagatccAAGGTCCGAGGCGGACGATTGCGAGACGAGGAACCGAGGTCTTCGTTGCTGTAGGCAAAGAATTGCGATGGGGCGATTTGGCATACCTGAAGGAGAAATGGTCGACAAAGCATGCGCACCGTCGCATGGGCAGCCGTGTCAAGCGGGAGGACTCGACACAATCATTTGACGATGATGCCATTCCCTCGACAGAACAGGCGGCTACGGCTCAGGGTTTCAGG ACTATCAAGACATCTGTCGCAGACGACATCCGGCAGCTCGTCATCTCTCCCAACTCCGATTACCTCGCTATTCTCACGGCGCATACCGTTCACATCTGCGTGGTTCCCGATTCTTCGCATCTCACGGCCGAGGACACTGGACCTTTACGACCCAAAATCTGGACACTGGGACCTACAACTCACGTCACCTCGCGATCCCCAGTTGCATCAGCTGTATGGCACCCACTTGGCGTCAAGGGATCTTGCCTTGTCACCGTAACGACCGATGCTATTGTGCGCGTCTGGGAGTTGTCATTGACCGATCGGTGGTCATTTGACTCTCCCACACTGTCGATCGACTTGAAGAAGCTGGTGGATGGTACGACGATGGACCAGGACTTCAGCGCATCCACGGCTGCCACGAATGCCAGCTTCTCGCAGTACTCTCTGGAGATGCAGGTGGCCTCTGCTTGCTTTGCTGGCCGCGGCTCGGGAGGATGGAGCCCTATGACTCTCTGGGTTGCGATGAGAGAAGGCGACGTCTACGCATTGAGCCCCTTGCTCCCCCAGAAATGGGCACCGCCTCCTACTCTTATCCCATCGCTTTCGGTTTCCATCGTATCCAAGGTGGCTGCCCTAGAGGATGACCCTGCTGTATCTGAAATGGACAAGCTCCTCGCTCAGCAGCAGCTCGAGTGGATGGGTGATTTGGATTCTCAGGAGCCCCAAATCCTCGATACAGCGCCCGGCGAAGAGACCGTGGAGGTCTATACACGCCCTTCCCGGCCGGGAGTTATCCCAAGATTGCAAGGCCCGTTCGAATTCGATGCCGATCCCGAAAGCGAGGACGTCGGGGACGGCCTTCTAACGGATTTGCTCGTAATCGGGAAGAAGGTGGACACTGACGACCTGATGATGGGCGAGGACGAAGACTTGGACTTTGACGAAGGTGACCAGGAGGGACTCTCTCTCTCGGTCATCTGCCTCCTGTCTACCACCGGTCAGGTCCGCGTGTACTTGGACTTGGAGGGCGTCGAAGCACAATGGCTGCCCCCGCGAAACAAATCCAAGCTTGGACGCCTCTTGTCCGCTGCCGATCCACCTTCACTGTTGACGTTCCAGTGCATCGACACCATGGCCACAACTGAAATGAACGACGACGCATGGCCGACGTTTTCATCGGATGTCATGTCACGCTACTCTCTTTTTGTCACCTCGCACGCCGGCGTCACCTTCCTTTCTCTATCTCCCTGGGTTTTCCGCCTCGAGGGTGAGCTCTCGGGCGAGTCGGAGGCGGGCTCTGACTTCCGTCTCGGTCTTCTTGTCAACGGACAAAACTCTATTCGCGAAAGACTCTACAACCAATCCTCAAGCGATGTCAACGTGCCGCTCGCCGCATGCGCCGCCATCCGCGATCCGGATTTGGGATACTTCCTTCTCTCGGCCACCCCGTACGAGCCAATTGCCTTGACGTTCGAGACGCCTGAGGACGACTTCTCGCCTGTCCGCCACGAAACGCCTTACGAAGAGAAGCCTACGACTATGGAACCATTGGACTTTTATGAGCCCCGTCCAGCTTTCCAGCCCTCGCACGCATTCGAGCAGCAATCCGACCTTCCTGAGCTGATTAACAGACTCCGTAGCTCACGCCACAAGACCATTCTGAACCAGGAGATCAGATTGTCTCCGGTTACGCTGCAGATCTTGACTGACGCTCATCGCGTTCTTGGTGAGGATACCTACCGGCTCGGCACAGCTGTGGCGGAGATTTTCCGACGCTGCGCTACTCTTCAAGATGAGCTCAGGGATCAAATTAAGAAGGCGAACGAGGTCAAGGAGAAGATTGACAAGATCGCGGGCAACGACAAGGCCGGCGACGGTGAAAGTGACGACGTCCGATTCGAGAGACGTATCGCAGAGGCACAAGATCGACAGAAACGACTCAACGAGAGACTAGAGGGCGTCCGCAAGTATGTTGGCAAGGCAGCAACAAGAGAGCTCAGTGCCAAGGAGAGGGCCTTCGTGGCAGAAGTCAAAAATATGGAGGCCAGCGTTCTAGGATCACCCTCGGAAGACAGCCCGGGAGTGAAGCAGCAGAAGCAACTCAGGAAACGTGTGGAGGACGTGCAACGACTGAAGGACGAATTGTTGGCAGAAGTGGAACGGATTCAAAAGCAGAGTGAGGACGGCAAGGGCGGGAAGGATTCATCGTCTTCGGTATCGGAGCTCAAGATCCCGACAGAGATCCGCAAGGCCAAGCTGCAGCAAGTCATGTCCCTCCTCTCACGGGAGACGGCTCTGGTCGAGGCTGTCACATCGCGCCTGGAGCGTCTCCAGACGCA AGGCGCAATGGATCGATATTTGGTGAATGGTCGAGTGCGCCAATCGGTGCGAGGGCAAGCGCAGGGCGTCAGGCGACATGAGCACAACGGAGGACCACGGACATATGTTTCGAGAATTGGGAACGCACAACC ATTGTCTTTAAGGCCGCCTCATGCCCGTCTATCGTGTCTTGGTGGTGCCATTGGACAAGGAAGATGCCGGGTTCTGGAG GTAACCCTCATGTTTACTCAGCTGCCATTTGTGGGTCTCCGAAACCACGTCCAATCAACCCTTGGTCGCCCAACAGCCTCACTTAAGGAATACTTGGACATGCTTCGCCTATCAGCTATTGATGATCTTCCATTTGCATACTTTGTACCCAGTATCACGAGAACTG GACACGAGAATTCAAGCTACCTTATCCAGGAGTTCAGAACAGCGTCCCAAA CTCTCAGTAGCACCCGAAGACGGTCGAGCCCGCCTCTCGTCTCATCTAACCTCGTGGACGGCGAAACTTGCATGCAGCAGCAAGCGTCACCTTCAAGCTTCGCCCGGAAGGAAAATGGGACATGGTTACTGTTGCTTTTCCCCACGTTCCACTTTCCGCTTCGCATTGTACTCAGCGTGGGCGTCCATCATGTCTACAGTCTATTATCCTATG CAAAAGCTAAGGTGCTTCGCAAGGTCCAATCGTTCCCTGCATGGGCTGGGATGAGGCGTGCTTGCAAGGGCATTCCTCGCACGTCCACTTTCAGTAACTCTTACCTTTCAGACGAAGCCCAGAGACAATAG